In the genome of Lathyrus oleraceus cultivar Zhongwan6 chromosome 4, CAAS_Psat_ZW6_1.0, whole genome shotgun sequence, the window GAATGGATAAAACCATATATAAAACCAATCCAAAATATCCGGATCCATGTCCAGATCCGCTTGGAGTTTCGCTTCACTTCTCTAGGGTTTCTCAAACGCATTATAGAATCTCTCCACTCTCAGATTTCCTCTATAGATTAAAGAAGCATCGGAGAACTAATTCCGTCGCCGGAAACCGAACGCCGTTGCCGGAAACAAAAAACCTGAACCGAAAAAAATGTCAAGCAAGAAGAAACACAAACGAAAACACAGCGACAGCGATGAAGACGACGACGTTTTCTACTACCGCTACTGCGCTTCGTCCTCAACCCCCAACACCACCACCGGCACCACATCCAGTAATCAACCCCAATCAAAACCGAACAACAAAGGATCATCAATAGGAGGAACAGGTGAACCCTTAGCACCATCAAAATCGACGCTATACGTTTCTAATCTAGATTACTCCCTAACAAACTCCGATCTCCATACGCTCTTCTCTACTTTCGGCCGCATCGCGCGTGTAACCGTTCTCAAAGACCGTCACACGCGCCTAAGCCGCGGTGTCGCGTTTGTCCAATTCGTTTCTCGTAATGACGCCCAACGCGCCGTGGCGGAGATGAATAAGAAGATTCTCAATGGAAGGACTCTAACTGCTTCTATTGCTGCTGATAATGGACGTGCTCCGGAGTTTATTCGGAAGCGCGTGTACAATACTGAGACTGCTTTGTGTTATGAGTGTGGGGGGCATGGTCATTTGTCGTATGAGTGTCCTAAGAATCAGTTGGGGCCGAGGCCGCGGCCTCAGCCTAAGAAGCCGCGACGGGGATTTAGTGGGCTGAGGGATAGGGATGGGGAGGAGGAAGGTgatgaggaggaggaggagggtGGTCAGATTGCTGCGGAGCAGTTTGACGATAATTGGGCTTCTGTTGTGGATGATGAAGCGGGTGAAAGGTTGCTGGGGAGAAACAGAAATGATGATGAGGGTTTGGACAACAACAAGACgaagaagaaagggaagaaaGCTGGGTATTTCAGTGATGAGAgtgatcatgatgatgatgattgatcatgACTATGTAGCATTGACACTTCAGATTGAAGGTGTGTGTTTGGTATTCCGCATTACCGCATTATTCAACTAGTCCTGTGTGTCGTGTCTATATATGTGCCAGTGTTTCATAGATCTAAATGgcaattttttgtttttatcaaGATATGGTGTAATTGATGAAATTGTTTATATGTTGTTGGCTTGGTTGGATGTGTTTATGGTTTTGATCACAAGCACATGTTAGTTATTAGTTATTGTGGTAGTAATTAGTGATAGTGGTGGTGAATTGGTGATGAGCATTTTTGTGTATTCCATATTTTCATAGTTAATGAATGATGACAGACGAGTCTCTTATTTATCGGCTTAATTTAGCATTCGGTTTACCTGTAAAACAGAAAGGAAAAGCCTGTTCgttatgttttttattttggttcaGTTAAAACATGTAATGTAATCAAATTGTAACACCCTGGTTTACTTTATGCACATCTTGTTATCATATAAGTAAGGTTTTTAATTACAGTTGTGGTGGTTATGTTATGATATTTGATATGTAGAATATTGTAGTCAGATATAGCTGGATTTGATGTGGTTGTTGAGATCTTGAAAAGCATAGGTTGTAGACTTGTAGTCACAATTACTGTCGCCGTTCTTGTGGAAAGCAGTTTAAAACCATGGGTAACAGTTCTTCTGATTACCTTTACTCTTTGATGTCTACTGAGCATTTTTATGCAGATTGATGAGTATTTCTCAAGTTTCTCTTAGAATGCTTAAATTGCTTCTCCCAGAGAAAATGTGGTATCCTTTTCATGCATAATCACTTGGCTGAGCTGGAGAATAATACCAATTTGTGCCTCACCCTCGACACTAGGCTTTAAATTATAGGTTTAATTATTCTGTAACTTTTTGAACCATGGGCTAATCTTGAATGTCATTGTAATGATATGTAGAAAAAGAAATTGGTTATTGTTATGCTATTTCCTTTCTTTCTGAATTATGGCTTTGAATCGGATTAAGTATAGTTATATTATATGGAGTTTGGGGTCAATTGTTACTGTTGTACTGTTGGTTTTAAGCATTGTTGGTTTTGGATATATCTATAACTCTGAAACCATATTCAGTTGACAGTTATATATAACCGATAGATACCATATTCATGATTGTCTATATACTTTTGTATGCTCATATTTTTTACtaattgaatcattgtcttaTGGCACAAGTTAATGAAAATAGTAGAGTTCATATCCTCTATGAATAGGATTAACATGAAGCTTGATTACATAGTACGATAATTGTACTCAGATATAAAGATATTGGGAGTTTTGTGAAATTCAGGATATCGGTTTCTTGAATTTTGTTGAAGTTTGAGCAGATTCAAATAGGATTAATATgggtgttcttgaagaggaagtaggtaaaagtttggaattttttttcaaaataataattattttttttttttttcaaaataactaattatttaaaaaaattatcaaaataaccaggtttggtagaggatgcgtcagatgaactgGGGCACCCCCAATGCAtaaagaggaggcgtcaatagcattggcgcatgcattgcgctcctcacgaggaggcgccactagcattggcgcatgcattgcgctcctcatgaggaggcgccaatactagtggcgcctgcattgggcctcatgaggaggcgtcaatgctagtggcgcctagGTGCATTTGGTTGTGTGGGCGCTAATTCATCTGGCTGCATGTGATGGTCATGTGGGCGTCAATCCCTCAAGCGCCCACATGTTTTgtccgtctctataaataccacgcattggatgcaatatttttcactcaaactcatctcctaatacaattcaaccaccatcaatttcaattttccctgtttcaacaatgtctgcatacattcaaaaacaaagtgctgatgtaatattttctgccgttgcggctccggtacagattcgactttggaacacaaatatgtttgaacgtcttaatcggacgttgtacagttggttagagggagaaattggagagggtgaacggattagaagaatacaatggcttgtgtccacgttcaaccaacacGGAGAATTACGCGAATTGGTGGATATTAAGACagaccaagacgctcgtaggatgatgcattacatgttcaaaattgttttgctggttgtaattgcatagttctt includes:
- the LOC127135562 gene encoding U11/U12 small nuclear ribonucleoprotein 31 kDa protein is translated as MSSKKKHKRKHSDSDEDDDVFYYRYCASSSTPNTTTGTTSSNQPQSKPNNKGSSIGGTGEPLAPSKSTLYVSNLDYSLTNSDLHTLFSTFGRIARVTVLKDRHTRLSRGVAFVQFVSRNDAQRAVAEMNKKILNGRTLTASIAADNGRAPEFIRKRVYNTETALCYECGGHGHLSYECPKNQLGPRPRPQPKKPRRGFSGLRDRDGEEEGDEEEEEGGQIAAEQFDDNWASVVDDEAGERLLGRNRNDDEGLDNNKTKKKGKKAGYFSDESDHDDDD